GAGGAAGAAGATTGATTTCAGGTGACGCTGGGTTTTTTTCTATACTAAAGACCACGGGAGagctggtggggggtgggggggaaaaGTCAAAGCCAGGATAGTGGCTATGAAGATGAGAGAAGGGGTGAATGTGCTTAgtaaatttatgaaatttttctttaaatgaacaattccttttcttaaataatttatttgcaaTAAATTAACAGTTAAATAACAAATTATAGTCAATGGTTAAAAACTCACAAAACATCAACAAATAAAATCTTTGGTTGATATATCTAATCACATCTTACAAAGTACAACAATTTAATTTCAGtaaaaaaacatatgaagaagatTACCAAATGCTATTGATAGGAGACAAGCATAATGATAAGgtgctttttcattttcaatcCTAAAATACTTGGTGGCTGAACCGGGCTGTAGAAAGGCTAAACACAGTGTCTGCAGACCTGGATCTGGGTCCTGGGTTTCCACTAACTGTGCATGTGGCCTCTGGAAAGTCACTTCAAatccctctgtaaaatgagggaccGGCATTAGCCCATCAAATGATCTATATGAATCAATGGACCTGTTTATACCTGGTTTCTAGAAGTTTCTAATGGTGTCCATAGCagattaaacacttttttttttttttttgagacggagtcttgctctctcctggagtgcagtggtgcgatctcggctcacggcaaacaccacctctcaggttcaagcgattcttcctcctcagcctcctgagtagctgggattacaggtgcccgccaccacatccagctaattgttttagagacggggtttcaacatgttggctgggctggtctcgaactcctggcctcaggtgatcctcccacctcggcctcccaacgtgctgggattacaggtgtgaaccacagtgcCCACCCCCAAACACTTTTGTTTAAGTTACAGAGTAGCATAGGTTATACAATCTGTTCAAACTATTCtgttgggctcaaatgatctatAAACGGATGTACCATCCAGTGAACCATAATGTTTTTGAATCATAAATTCTTGCTACTGCCATCACCAAGCCTTAAGTATAGGACACCAGAGAAGACTCTAGAATGATTTTTGAGTTGGCTTCCAGTCTCTTGGATACCTTGTCAAGGTTTTCTTCCACAAttgactatattttctttttgacagacaccttctttttttctctttccttctttcttttctttgagataagtatcactatgttgctcaggctggcctcaaactcctaatatcaagcagtcctcccgcctcagcctcccaagcagctgggagtacaggcacatgccagcacaccTGACGTAACAGTCACTTTAACCAAACATGACTTGGCGTACAAAAATGCAAGCAGGCAAAAGAAATCATTTAGGAGGTGAATTACATAAATTAATGAtttaaagtttcatttatttattataggattatttgaaaatttctttaaataatttcccCCTCACATAGTTTAATGAGAACTTGATCTCCTCATGACTTTTCAGGAGCACTCTGTTACATTTCAGTGCAAAGGCCCTCTTTGTCGAAGATCATGGCCCCAGCAGCAGAAGAGTGGACTCATCCTGGGTACAGGAGCAAAATCCTGTATCTAGGCAAAGAGACACTCTGTGCTTTCCTTGGCAACATGTTAAAACAAAGCTAATATAAAAATACTGTAAAAAGtgttattttgatttaatttcagATGAGAGAGTAAGCGATGTTAACTGACAACTGTCATCAAAACTTTGAAATGTACTATCACCTGGTAATTTGGGGGTAAGCTTGTGTCCACATAAgttagtgagaaaaaaaatgcacattcaGGGAAACCATTTTGATCTCTTTGCTTATATGTTTCCCTGGACTATGCTGGGTCCGTGGGGAAGTTTACCAAATGCAGTTTAAATAAAAGGCCTAGAAGGAAATCTTACTGGTTCAAATAAATGCATTGTGTTACAAGTGCGAATGCTGTATAGAGTTTAATGACATAATGACCTTTCTATTTTGGGGGAATGAGATTGTAAGAGTTTCATCCAGCTTTCTTCCAATCACCAGACCAAGGAGGCTCATTTCAACCTTTCACAAGTAAAATATCTGATTTCTGAGTGGCAAGAAACTTAAATTCCTCCATTGTGTATACACTGGAAATCCCTAATCTCAAATCCATCAATTTCCTACCTATGGTTCAGAAGGTTTTAAAACCAATGTACTGtcaagaactttggggaaagaaaatGTCCCAGAGATAATCAAATAACATTATTTGCATTCCAGGTTCAACTATGGGATTTATCTTTGATTCCAAGTATCATCAGGGTGGCATAAGGTGATGGACTCTGCCAGATCCATGCTATTTCACTGACTTGTTGGGTACCAGCCCTCCCAGCCTAAGACTAAGCTTGACCACCCTTGATCAAATACATCTCATTTTTCAAAACCAACTTTAAAATCTGTTCTGAGGGAAGCATATGCTACTCATTCATCTGAGATCCATTAtgagaaacttttttcttttttgagacagctaATGCGCCATAGCAAAGAAGACAAATTACAAATTCATTAGTTCATTAGAGTCTGGtattacatttctattgtttactcTAAATGTTTTGTTTAAACTAAGCTCTCTGTTAAATGAGTCGTTAAATGGTAATGTTTGGATTTTCATAATTATAATTGAATTTTACAGGTCTTAAATCAGCAGGAGTTCAGGCCGGGGGAAACGTTTTAATGCATGACATGTGAAACGAAGGCTTTAGCTAACTTATTTCAGCTGTTTTTCTTAAGAAAACTACAAGCTCTAACACATAAATTATCCAGTTGTTTCCTCTCACAGATATAATCCACTATTTGGCTTTAGAAATCACATATGTACAAATGGCTCAGCACAAGTAGCACCTCACACTTCCACAGAGTTGAAAGGACACAGAACTGTTCCACATATCTCCACTGCATTCCTGTAAACCCCACACCTTAGTGGGGGGGGCGGGGTGTGTCTTTTCTCCACAGATTTTTCCCGCAAGTCTCCCAGGTTGGTTTCTGCAGGGGTTATCTTTCTATTCACCAAtcttaagatttgttttgttcaACTTTGATCGAATACATATCATTTTTCAAAACCATCTTTAAAATCTGTTCTGAGGGAAGCATATGCCGCTACTCATTCATCTGAGATCCATTATGagaaaactttttatttgtttgtttgtttgttttgagactgagtctcgctccgttgcccaggctggagtgcagtggcatgatcttgggtcactgcaacctccccctcccgggttcaagcgattctcgtgcctcagcctcctgagtagctgggattacagatgcgcactaccatacctggctcatttttgtattttcagtagagacagggtttcaccatgttggccaggctggtctcaacctcctgacctcaggtgatctgcccatctcagcctcccaaagtgctgggattacaggcgtgagccactgtgcccagcccatcaaTCTTAAGATTTATTTTGTTCACCCTTGATCAAAtctcatttttcaaaacaaactTCAAAATATGTTCTGAAGGAAGCATATTCTACTTATTCATCTGAGATCCATTATGAGAAAACTTCTTTCTTATAACTAAAGACATTGAGTAAACAGTgattttccacctttttttttacttagaattTTTTCTCCAAAAGTCTTATGCAGAACCTGGATTTAAAATAGGCAGAGGTAGGCCACTCTACCTGACATCCCCGGGGGGTGGCGGCCCACAAGTGACATTCCTCATGGCTTCTTTCAGCTCCCTGCAGCTGTCCCTGAGCCACCTCCCAGGAAGCTAAAATTCATGCTTCACAAGTTATCATCAAGTCAGCTCTGAAACATGCCAAAGTCTGTCCACAGGCAGTGATTCTGAGCAAGTGCTGCCCTGGGAGATGACAGCCAGAGCCACGCTAAGGAATGTGGTGGCTTGGACCAGGTGAAGGAACCTGGTAGTTCTCAAGCAGAGTTCTGTCCTCCAGGCCTGGCAGGTGGGGTCCTTGAGGGAAGAGCCCCAGAATGTTCCCCTGAGCAGCCACTCCCGTTTGTTGCAGGCTTTGCTCCCCCAAGACCTTGACCAAGAAGTTGATATACCTCATTGCCAGGCGAAGCGTTTCATTTTTGCTCAGCTTTTTGTCCGGAGGGTGAGTGGGGATGAGCTTCCTCAGCTTGGCAAAGGCACTGTTGACATTCTGCTGCCTCCACCGCTCCCTGGTATTTGTGAAGATCTTCCTGGTCATGTTTGAGTTCCTGAGATGGAAAGAGAAAGGGCCCTCAGGGCCAATATCTTATAAGAGGCCTGATTGGTATCACATGTCCTGCCAAGAACCTGAGATGTTCGATTTTCTCGACTCAGAGCTTAGGAgattcatttcctcattttcaggtttttaaaaaagaaaacaaccccacAGGGACACAAACATAACGCCTCTCGCCTTTTGAGGCATCAGTGACGCTATGAATTATgcgtaatttctttttttaacttaaaaacgaCAAGGGAAGGTAAGAACAACACCCTTCAGCTTTTTCTCTCTGGCTATTTTGAAGCCTCCAGTTGAAAGATCGCTTTGTCCCAATACTCCTATTTCTTCCCTTATAACCAACTCTTCCTAATTGTTCAGAATCAGGCACAATATTGATTGAGTTTATGTGTAAATGAAACATATGTTTGGCCAatagaaagttctttttttttttttttttctttttttgagacagagtctcactctgtcacccaggctggagtgccatggcatgatctcagctcactgcaacctccagctcctgggtttcagcgattctcctgcctcagtctccggagtagctgggactataggcgcctgccaccacgcctggctagtttttatatttttaatagagacgggatttcaccatcttggccaggctggtcttaaactcctgatctcaggtgatccacccgcctcggcctcccaaagtgctgggattgcaagtgtgagtcaccatgcccggtcaCCAACAGAGAGTTGAGTATGAATCAACAGTGTATTAtcagaatgaagtaaaaaaaaggtttcattaataaaataaaatttggaatagAGAAGATAATACAGCTCTCTTGTTAGCTGGCGGACCTCACCCGGAGGATTCAGCCCCTCTCTGTAAGAGCTAAAATATCCAGACTGGACTATATTTAGAGGAGCAGGAACAGAGTGATGAAGGGTCTTGAAACCCTGTTGTATGAAGAACAGAAGTGGGGGTATTTAGtcttacaaaaatgaaaagacaaagggCAGGTGGGAGTGGTCATTTGGTGTGGATTCTGTAGAAGATACTTGGGCCTCTTCGGGGCTGCATTGGATGACCTTTCCAAGTCTAGCAGAGTGGTTTATCATCATATACAGCCAAGCATTATGCAGGCATTTTTCACTCTTAGAGGCATGGGCCTCTTTTTTCAGGTGGCTTGGATTAACACGTGCTAATAGGAACACTTGGGAGGCACTGGCAAACAAGCCAAAGTCCAGCCCCAGGCAGTTTGATGTTCTTGGCTTACTGCTATTGGTCTGCTGCCTGCTCCACACTCAGCTCCCCTGGGCACTGGGCCCTTTCTAGTTCCTCCAAAGACTCATGAATATTCCCAACTCTACCCTTTTGCACGTTGtcattttctgttccttgaaTTTCCTCCCCACTCTCTACTTACCTATTTCTTTAAAGAGCAGGTCAGATCTTCCCTTTCCACCAAGCCCCGACTCAACAGGAGTCTTCACATAATTCAGCCATCAGTGGAACCACATGCATGGCGGTCAAGAGCACAGGCTCCAAGGCCAGAACCCCGGTTTGGCTGTTGGTTATACTCCCCCTAGCTGTGTGACAAGCAatctacttaacctctctgtgtttcaAATGCATCATTGTGAGGACACATAAAATGATACACATAAAGCACCTTAGCTCAGTGTCTAGTGCATATtaaaggctcaataaatatttaatgattggcgggactcagtggctcacacctgtaatcccagtgctttgggatgccaagggggggcagatcacctgaggtcaggagttcaagaccagcctggccaacatggtgaaattccatctgtactaaaaatacaaaaattagcagggcatggtggcgcaaacCTGTAGTCAGAGCcaatcaggaggttgagacagaagaatcgctggaacccaggaggtggaggttgcagtgagtcgagatcgcaccgttgcactccagcctgggaaacagagtgagactgtctcaaaaaaaaaaattaatgattgtAATtattatctctacaaataaaacagagaaaaataaatgtggtaatttatcattttcttcctaATGAAGAAGTTATATGCATTAGAGAAGATCTGAGCTTTGCTTATGTGCTCTTTTGATTCAATTTCCAGGAATATatgggggtatgtgtgtgtgcagcgCAAAAACCTGGAAGGATTCAGGCCAAACTgtcaacagtggttcattgggaGAGGACAGTAGActgggagaagagaaaaaagggagacttgtggtgttttattctttttttggtattgttttatgtgtacatatataaaatctttttttttgagacggagtttcactctgtcaccagactggagtgcagtggcgcgacctcagctcactgcaacctctgcctcccaggttcaagcgattctcctgcctcagcctccctagtagctgggactataggcacacaccactaggcccagctaatttttttgtgtttttagtacagaagggttttcactatgttggccaggatggtttcgatctcctgacctcatgatctgccctcctcagtctcccaaagtgctgggattacaggcatgagccaccgctcctggctcttttatattttcataagaaATTATTCATGTATTATTTGCTTCATagtagaaaaaatgttttaagtgctTATGGGCTTTAGAGCAGCTTTGAATCTCTGCTCTCAATTTCCTAGTTATGGGTTAACTTCTCAAAGCCTCGGTTTTCTTCTCTGGAAAATGGAGGGAGATACAGCCATCAGCAGGACTTTTGTGAGGATTACACGAAATGCATTAtaaagtgtctggcacataagtgctaaataaatgcaGCAATTTCCTCCCCATACACATGGAAAGCATCATTGTTgcaaagaaaagcatttttctttctttttggttttttttttttaaactatttttggtagagagagggtctcactatgttgcccaggctggcctggaactcctgggctcaagcaatcctcctgcctcagcctccccaagtgctgggattacaggggaacCACTGTGCCAACTGCATTTTTCAATCGTCTCTATGCCCCCCAGGACATTTCCCCATCCCAGTTCCTTTCTTGTTGCCTTTCCTGCTTGTGTCTGGGTTGGAGAGTCCAGTGCTGTGCTGAGAATTCGTGGTGAACTGGAAGCACGGCAGCCCAAGGTCACCACATGGTTTCCGGCTCCCCCCACTGTCTGCTTGCACCCACATCCTCTCTCTGTGGAGACATTCCTAGTTGGACCCACGGACCAATTACAATGCTATGCACTCCAAGCTTTGGGACCAACACTTACCGACACTACAAGCCAGGTATTGTGCTTGCTGCTGAGTGCTGAGGAGCTGGCTGATTGTATTAACGTGTGAGGGAAGCACTGCGACTGCGGGAGCAGAGAAGCAGCAGCTGGCCAGGCATTCTAGCAGGCTCCCAGGCAGGCCAGGTCTCCTTCCAAAACTGAAAGGGGTGGGCTAGGTGATCCCCAGGACCTCATTCGACTCAGAAATGCTACAATGCCCcgcccatttccttttttttttttttttttttttttttttgacggagttttgctcctgtcgcccaagctggagtacagtggccaaTCTTggtgcccactgcaacctctgcctcccgtggcacagtctcggctcactgcaacttcgtcacacaggttcaagtgattctcctgcctcagtctcccaagtagctgggattgcaggtgcctgccaccacacccagctaatttttgtatttttataagagatgagttttcaccatgttggccaggctggactcaaactcctaacctcaggtgatccacttgcgttggcctcccaaagtgctgggattacaggtgtgagccaccatgcccggccccattgCCTTTTATCTAACCTAAGTCATTTCTGAATAATCTGACCTTTGGTTCTACAATGAAAACTTGAGTGTTATCAGAACTATACCCAAGTATATacctaaaatataaaagtttgaaCCTGAATCAAGGGGATTTTAAGGTAGAAAACTATCCAGTTTTGTCCACACTGACACTGGCTAGGATTATGGGAGCAAAGTTACATTCACACTTCTCTTATCAAAAGAGGGTTTAGCTCATTCACTAAGTCAACCATAGTCCCATGGGGGGTCTTTTTCAAGCTGGGAGGAAAAAAGATTAGGCAGGATGAACTAACTATGGTGTTCTTTTCTAAGAGGGCTCTATCCTATTGTACTAGAAacggacaggaaaaaaaaacaaaaaaaacagacaaaactagcTTCTAAAATGTAGTCTGCCATCCTAGGAGATGCTTAATCATTCCTTGTTGATTTATCCTCAAGTGTGTTCCTCTCCTTCTCCACAGGGGAAATAGAAATCAGTGGTTTAACAAGCTGGAAAAGCACAAAGTAGAGGTCACTGGAAAATTACTGAAGTACTTATTAAATCAAAGGAAAATTGCATTTAGTGTTTTTCCAGTCGCGAGGAGTGATTGCTGCTAATCGTGATCTCAGAgtaatgtaagagctaaaaaaaaaatacactagaTGCCACAGAATCAGAGAACATTTGATAGATGCCAAAACAGAGGTGAAGCATTTAGGCCACACTGGAAATCAGTGGTACAGTCTGTGTCCCAGGCCTGGATATTGATGCATTTACGTCACCATTGAGGACTCCTGCCGGGTCAGGGTTCATAACCTTTTTTGTACTATGGACCTTTTAGCAGTCTGGGGAAGCCTAGGGACAGATTTGTTTTCAGAACAatgattttaaatacataaagtaaaaagGCTTTGGTTCTCATctcagaataattattttaagtccataaattaaaatacatagacacagaaaataatcaaTTATATTTAGTAgttattaaaataacttaaaatacaatatagcaataCATGTGCTTCATATTTAACACATTAAATAACTAGACTTATTACGATAATCTCTAAAAAGTGCTATGTAAACGATGTTTTCAAAAGATCTGCAACATCTGTGACATGAAATGCACGTATCGATGATTTCTATTGGTGACAAATTCACCGCCACGGCTAATACTACTACAGTTTATTACCCACATTCATAAATAAAGGAAATGCTATGTTTAGATGAAAGGTTAGTGGAAGTAAAGACGTAATTTTTCTCCATCCAAATTCATAGCATCCCTGAATTCTATCTCTATATTCCTGGGTGGATGGGGGTTGTGTACCCCAGGTTAAGAATGCGTAGGTTGGAGGAAAGTGAGGTAGAAACACCAGGAATATAGATATGCATAAATTCTCTGTTTATATTGTCGCTACTGAAGGTAACACATTAGCAGAGAAAAGAAGGACACACTCCCTCAAGAAGGTGACCAACGCCCCTAACAAGAGCTGCTACATTTTTTGCCAGGCGTTCCTGGACACGAAGCCCGGGTTCACCAGAGAAGGTGCAGCACAGGCTCACAGCTAACACTGGAGGGCCTGTACCAGGCATTCACTCACAAACAGCTCTTTCTTCATTCCGctttaaatttatctttctggCATTTGGTCCAGTGCATTTGTCTCTTCTTTCACCTTTCTCTTGAAAGGAAGTGAAAATACTCGCCATGAAGGGTGGTTTATAAAGTTAGATTGGGGAACAGTACTTAACCTCCAATATGAGGCACAACTCTGCCTTTTGAAGTTATTTATAGAAGTAATACAAGCtcgtttaagaaaaaaaaatcaagcatacATATGTGCCTCAAGTAAAGAATAAAAGGCTCCCTACCTGTCTAGCTACTCAGTCTCACTCCCTAGCCGCAGCCAgttttgtgtgtgtatcacacatacacacacccccccTTTAAAATCACCATATATGTTACGCAAGTCACTTTTCTCACTTACACAACTCTGCATGTTGACATATTAAATCAGCATCACACAGTATGAATACTGCTCTTCAGCGCCGTTCACAGTAGCCTCACGCTAGGGGAGCCACCGGTTCTAAGATGCACTCAACCCCTGCACCGTGCAGCCTGGACGCACCTCGAATACTCTGCCCAAGCTTCTTCCCTTGCCCGCTTCGCTTCCAggcctttccctttttctttttataacgtTTGCTCGCCCTTGCAAACCATTGCCTTGCCTAATGATTAAGTATTTAGGGAGTACAGGAAAGCATCTCGTGGCTGAAGTTTCGAATCTGCCAGGTGTCCGGGAGTCGCTCAGGGACGCGCGAGCTCCTTGAAGGGCTCTGGGAGATGCGCTGCCGGGAGCGGTACAAGAGGGTCCCCGGCATCACGCATAAAAGCGACGCGGGCCCGCCAACACGCTAGAGAGTCGGCCTAGCACCCCCGGGGCCAAGCCACCGCCCCTGCCCCGCGGAAATTCCCCGGGTCTTCCCACCGAATTGGCTCGGTGGCTGCTACCAAGTCTCCGCCGCCCTCATGCTCTCCCGGGTGAGTATGGCTCAGCGAGATACTCGCAGGCCCACGAGCCCGGCCCTGGTGGCGCCCACGTTCCCCCGGAGTCCACGCACCTCCTCGCAAAGAGCCCGCGCCGTCGCCGTGGCCGTCGCCCTCGCCGTCGCTGTAGCGCTCGCCGGCCGTGTGCGCCCTCGCCTGGACaccgcgccgccgccgcctttATAGGAAACCGCCCTTTATAGGACACCGTCCCCTTCCCGACGGGGACTCCCACCGGTTCCTCCCCACTCTCCGCGCCCTGGCTTCCGGGCACCAACCGTCTCTTGTGCCCTGGAAAGGGagcaagggaggaaggagagcccCGCCTCGTGTGAGACTTGGGGGCGGTAAGGGGGTCCCGCCACCCACCTGGGCTGGGGAAGCCGCTTACCAACCTCCTTCTCCAACACATTCAACCCTGGGAAAGTCCGTATCCGTTGTTAATTCATCAGATGTTTATTAAGCCCCAGTGAGCCTCCAACTGGAGTTCAGGAACCACTTGCTTCAGAATCACAGGTGGGGAAGGAGGATCCCAACACCACAACCCAGACCCAGGAAGCTAGGATTTTTCGGGGTGGGGGGGGTGTGGtctgaaatctgcatttttaaaacctAAGTATTTCAGGAGATTAAGATGCGCAGAAGAATTTAACATTCACTGTACTGGGCAGGTTCccgaatttatccatttcagtTTCCACAATGCCCAGCACTAATATTGGTTATTTCAGTGATGGGGGGGACTCCTAATTGGTCTTCCTGCTTCTGGACTTGCCTCCTTCTGTCTGTTCCCCAACATCATCCAGAATGATGCT
The nucleotide sequence above comes from Symphalangus syndactylus isolate Jambi chromosome 3, NHGRI_mSymSyn1-v2.1_pri, whole genome shotgun sequence. Encoded proteins:
- the LOC129479063 gene encoding T-cell acute lymphocytic leukemia protein 2 isoform X6 encodes the protein MTRKIFTNTRERWRQQNVNSAFAKLRKLIPTHPPDKKLSKNETLRLAMRYINFLVKVLGEQSLQQTGVAAQGNILGLFPQGPHLPGLEDRTLLENYQVPSPGPSHHIP